The following proteins are encoded in a genomic region of Maribacter hydrothermalis:
- a CDS encoding ABC transporter permease, with translation MFKNYLKIAWRNLTKNKGYSIINIGGLAIGMACFLMIIMFINNELSYDSYHEKGDNIYRVVHHMGSGEVKDKWIWGNAPVGSALKEDFSEVVEKVQFSGRSDVLLEYNSNSFQESDCFYVDASVFDVFTWPLVSGNPRTALEAPYSIVLTESTAKKYFGNEDPMGKVIEGVGGRANDGQYTVTGIMKDVPQNSHFSFDVLLSMSSFYQSRPEIFDAWGYVDFYTYFLVGDNFNVDAFQLKMPEFLDKRQTEEEKQYFYNLNFEPLKDAYLKSSAVRQPGIVGSLPNIYIFAIIGLFILVIASINFMNLATARSMERAKEVGVRKVIGADKKGLVYQFLGESLIMVLIAAIIGLVVVFVCIPWLSNITGKQFNMNEVFNSFMLPLYFGTAIITGLFAGSYPAFVLSSFKPVSVLKGLVSSSPQGVNLRKGLVIFQFSLSIALIASTVIVYFQLGFMLNKNLGFDNEQQLVIDFNWDGQVLDNIETVKSEFKNLPEVISVAGSRTVPGSHFPAAGTEIETFEGSMEHFEPFLYEIDFDFIPHYEIEVVAGRAYSREFVTDSVQAMIVNEAAVKTFGYADPADIIGKKFQQWGREGTIVGVVKDFNYLSLHQEVAPLSMRYSQYGRYISLKVKTDNMQQAITSIGQKWAELAPHRPFLYSFLDDSFNEQYQADFRFKKLFTIFSFLAILIACLGLFGLATYSAMLRTKEIGIRKVLGAEVSSIVTLLSKDFIRLVLISILIATPFAWYAMNKWLNVYAYKIDISWWVFALAGLIAVSVAILTVSYHAVKSARANPIKSLRTE, from the coding sequence ATGTTTAAAAATTATCTAAAAATAGCTTGGAGAAATCTTACCAAGAACAAAGGGTATTCAATTATTAATATTGGCGGACTAGCAATTGGCATGGCTTGTTTTCTAATGATTATAATGTTCATAAACAACGAACTTTCATATGATAGCTATCATGAAAAGGGAGATAATATCTATAGAGTTGTACACCATATGGGTTCTGGAGAAGTAAAGGACAAATGGATTTGGGGCAATGCTCCAGTTGGTTCGGCACTTAAAGAAGATTTCTCAGAGGTTGTTGAGAAAGTACAATTTTCGGGTAGGTCAGATGTTTTGTTAGAATATAATTCCAATTCTTTTCAAGAAAGTGATTGCTTTTATGTAGATGCTTCGGTTTTTGATGTATTTACATGGCCCTTGGTTTCGGGCAATCCAAGAACTGCCTTAGAAGCACCATATTCTATTGTGTTAACTGAGAGCACTGCAAAAAAATATTTTGGTAATGAGGACCCAATGGGTAAAGTAATTGAAGGTGTTGGTGGTAGAGCCAATGATGGGCAGTACACAGTTACAGGTATAATGAAAGATGTACCTCAGAATTCACATTTTAGTTTTGATGTATTGCTTTCTATGAGTTCATTTTATCAATCTAGACCTGAAATTTTTGATGCTTGGGGCTACGTAGATTTTTACACCTATTTTTTGGTAGGCGATAATTTCAATGTCGATGCCTTTCAATTAAAAATGCCTGAATTTTTAGATAAGCGCCAAACAGAAGAAGAAAAACAATATTTCTACAATCTTAATTTTGAGCCACTAAAAGATGCGTACTTAAAATCCAGTGCTGTTCGTCAACCAGGTATTGTAGGCAGCCTGCCAAACATTTACATTTTTGCAATTATTGGACTTTTTATTCTTGTAATAGCAAGTATCAACTTTATGAATTTAGCGACTGCAAGATCTATGGAGCGGGCAAAAGAAGTAGGGGTTAGAAAGGTGATAGGAGCCGATAAAAAAGGACTTGTATATCAATTTTTAGGTGAGTCTTTAATCATGGTTCTAATAGCTGCAATAATTGGGCTTGTAGTGGTTTTTGTCTGTATACCATGGTTATCTAACATTACAGGAAAACAGTTTAATATGAATGAAGTTTTTAACTCCTTCATGTTACCATTGTATTTTGGTACAGCGATTATTACCGGTTTATTTGCAGGTAGTTATCCTGCGTTTGTATTATCTAGCTTTAAGCCTGTTAGTGTTTTAAAAGGATTGGTAAGTTCATCGCCACAAGGAGTTAATCTAAGAAAAGGCTTGGTAATTTTTCAGTTTAGCCTCTCTATAGCTTTAATAGCGAGTACGGTAATCGTTTATTTTCAATTAGGGTTTATGCTAAACAAAAATTTAGGCTTTGATAATGAGCAGCAACTGGTCATAGATTTTAATTGGGATGGTCAAGTTTTAGACAATATAGAAACTGTAAAAAGCGAATTTAAAAATCTGCCCGAAGTAATATCGGTAGCGGGATCCCGAACAGTACCGGGCAGTCATTTTCCGGCAGCGGGTACAGAGATCGAAACTTTTGAAGGGAGTATGGAACATTTTGAACCCTTTTTGTACGAAATTGATTTTGATTTTATTCCTCATTATGAAATAGAAGTAGTGGCAGGACGAGCATACTCAAGAGAATTTGTAACAGATTCAGTACAGGCAATGATTGTAAATGAAGCAGCCGTTAAGACATTTGGCTATGCTGACCCAGCCGATATAATTGGCAAGAAATTTCAGCAATGGGGTAGAGAAGGAACTATTGTTGGTGTTGTAAAAGATTTTAATTATTTATCGCTACATCAAGAAGTAGCACCATTATCCATGCGATACTCACAGTACGGTAGGTATATTTCTTTAAAAGTAAAGACAGATAATATGCAACAAGCTATTACCAGTATTGGACAAAAATGGGCAGAGTTAGCACCGCATAGACCATTTTTATATAGTTTTTTAGATGATAGTTTCAATGAACAGTATCAAGCCGATTTTAGGTTTAAAAAGCTTTTTACCATTTTCTCCTTTTTAGCAATTTTAATAGCATGTTTGGGATTGTTTGGTTTAGCCACCTATAGCGCTATGTTACGCACCAAAGAAATTGGAATAAGAAAAGTTTTGGGTGCCGAGGTTTCCAGTATCGTAACACTGTTATCAAAAGATTTTATAAGATTAGTATTGATATCCATATTAATTGCAACACCTTTTGCGTGGTACGCTATGAATAAATGGCTGAATGTGTATGCCTATAAAATTGATATTAGCTGGTGGGTGTTTGCTTTGGCGGGTCTAATTGCAGTGTCTGTGGCTATACTTACGGTAAGTTATCACGCTGTGAAATCTGCAAGGGCTAATCCTATTAAAAGTTTACGAACGGAGTAA
- a CDS encoding ABC transporter permease, whose amino-acid sequence MFKNYLKIAWRSLKKQAFFTFLNTFGLAIGMAGALIISLYIYDELSYDKMFADADRIYRIDTDIKFGGAETKSGESAPPMAETLKRDYAQVEASVRFRTIGSSYVKKVGGDKSAKEDRITYADSTFFEFFGIELLAGNPKTALTGTNSLVLTKSAAEKHFGTTDVIGQNLLLDNTDTYTVTGVVDDMPKNSYFNEYSVFLAMAGNEASREELWGSNNYFTFIKLIPGATAEDFQEPLQGILERYMLPWAQKYFPGMTAESFAASGNYIRYHTLPLTDIHLYSDRVNEMNATSSIQNIYILSFIGLFLIILASVNFMNLSTAHSLKRAKEVGVRKTLGSNKMNLVFQFLTESGLIAFVSLIAALIITLIALPFFNSFTGKSIAIPFAQPIFWLILLAATLVLGLFSGSYPAFFMSRFTPVKTLKGSSAESVGNGRVRNALVIFQFSISVFLIVSTLVVFQQLNYIQSKDLGFTKDQVVLINEMGALGSKTKAFKEQITDMANVESATLSNYYPTPSWRSDTSYFQEGARDQESAIQMQEWAVDTDYLKTMEMELVAGRNFNPQYASDSTAILINEATLPILNMSAEEALGVRISEEIDLENPRYYTIIGVIKDFHYSSLRNNIRALGMSLNSDAENMAVRISGGDYANTIAAIESRWNAMAPGQPLDYRFMDEAFNTTYEAEQKLSQIFFIFTMLSIFIACLGLFGLAAFNAEKRTKEIGVRKVLGATVSQISYRLTVDFLKLVGVAILVSLPLGWYAMDKWLEDFSYRIEIGIGIFALAAVLAIVVAIVTVSYQSIKAAVVNPVKSLRSE is encoded by the coding sequence ATGTTCAAAAACTATCTAAAAATCGCCTGGAGAAGCTTAAAGAAGCAAGCCTTTTTTACATTCCTAAATACATTCGGATTAGCCATAGGTATGGCAGGGGCATTAATAATTTCGCTTTATATCTACGACGAGCTTAGTTATGATAAAATGTTTGCCGATGCAGACCGTATTTATAGAATAGATACAGATATTAAGTTTGGCGGTGCAGAAACAAAATCTGGAGAATCTGCTCCACCAATGGCAGAAACCCTAAAAAGAGATTATGCACAGGTAGAAGCCTCGGTTCGTTTTAGAACTATAGGGAGTTCGTATGTAAAAAAAGTTGGAGGAGATAAAAGCGCCAAAGAAGACCGTATTACTTATGCCGATTCTACCTTTTTTGAATTCTTTGGAATAGAGTTATTGGCAGGGAACCCAAAAACAGCATTAACGGGAACGAACTCTTTAGTACTTACAAAATCTGCAGCCGAAAAACATTTTGGAACAACAGACGTAATTGGACAAAATTTACTTTTAGATAATACGGATACCTACACCGTAACAGGTGTTGTAGACGACATGCCCAAAAATAGCTATTTTAATGAATACAGTGTTTTCTTGGCAATGGCGGGTAATGAGGCATCAAGAGAAGAATTATGGGGTAGCAATAATTACTTTACGTTTATAAAATTAATACCGGGAGCAACGGCAGAAGACTTTCAAGAACCTTTACAAGGTATATTGGAAAGGTATATGTTACCATGGGCACAAAAGTATTTTCCAGGTATGACGGCAGAGTCCTTTGCAGCATCTGGTAATTATATCCGATATCATACATTACCGCTGACAGATATACATTTATATTCGGATAGAGTCAATGAAATGAATGCGACAAGTAGTATTCAAAACATATACATTCTTTCATTTATTGGGTTGTTCTTAATAATTCTGGCAAGTGTAAACTTTATGAACTTGTCAACGGCACATTCCTTAAAAAGAGCTAAAGAAGTGGGAGTTAGAAAAACCTTGGGTTCTAACAAAATGAATCTGGTTTTTCAATTTTTAACCGAATCGGGTTTAATAGCATTTGTTTCTCTAATAGCAGCTCTAATTATTACACTGATAGCATTGCCGTTTTTCAATAGTTTCACGGGTAAATCTATTGCAATTCCGTTTGCTCAGCCCATTTTCTGGCTAATATTATTGGCAGCCACATTAGTGCTTGGATTATTTTCAGGTAGCTATCCTGCATTTTTCATGTCCAGATTTACCCCGGTTAAAACTTTAAAAGGTAGTAGCGCAGAAAGTGTAGGTAACGGCAGGGTGCGTAATGCATTGGTTATATTTCAATTTTCAATTTCGGTATTTCTAATTGTAAGCACATTGGTGGTATTTCAGCAACTGAACTATATACAAAGCAAAGATTTAGGCTTTACAAAAGACCAGGTAGTATTAATAAATGAAATGGGTGCTTTAGGTTCTAAAACCAAAGCGTTTAAAGAACAAATTACCGATATGGCTAATGTTGAAAGCGCTACGTTGAGCAATTATTACCCAACACCATCTTGGCGTTCAGATACCTCTTATTTTCAAGAAGGTGCCAGGGACCAAGAAAGTGCTATACAAATGCAAGAATGGGCAGTAGATACCGATTACCTAAAAACCATGGAAATGGAATTGGTTGCAGGGCGTAATTTTAATCCGCAATATGCATCAGATTCTACGGCTATACTTATCAATGAAGCGACATTGCCTATTTTGAATATGTCCGCTGAAGAAGCGTTAGGTGTTCGAATTTCTGAAGAAATAGATCTAGAAAATCCTAGATACTATACTATAATTGGGGTAATCAAAGACTTTCATTATTCATCGTTACGTAATAATATTAGAGCGTTGGGCATGTCTTTGAATTCGGATGCCGAGAATATGGCGGTTCGCATTAGTGGTGGAGATTATGCAAATACTATTGCTGCTATTGAAAGCAGATGGAACGCCATGGCTCCAGGGCAACCGTTAGATTATCGTTTTATGGACGAAGCCTTCAATACCACCTACGAAGCCGAACAAAAACTGAGTCAGATATTTTTCATTTTTACTATGCTGTCCATTTTTATTGCTTGTTTGGGATTATTTGGATTAGCTGCCTTTAATGCCGAAAAACGAACAAAAGAAATCGGTGTTAGAAAAGTGTTGGGAGCTACTGTAAGTCAAATTTCATACAGACTTACGGTAGATTTCCTAAAATTGGTTGGGGTGGCAATTTTGGTGTCATTACCATTAGGCTGGTATGCTATGGACAAATGGTTAGAAGATTTTTCATACCGAATAGAAATTGGGATAGGCATTTTTGCACTTGCAGCAGTTTTGGCAATTGTTGTAGCAATTGTAACGGTAAGTTATCAAAGTATAAAAGCGGCAGTTGTAAATCCGGTGAAGAGTTTACGGTCAGAATAA
- a CDS encoding ABC transporter permease — protein MLKNYIKIAWRNLLKNKQQTIINLLGLTLGTVSCLIILLYVFAQLGYDKHHNEAESIYRVETIIERNGQDGFDSATSSPPIAFALKEDFAEVEEATRVVLTDVFYSTLIRAANSTNAYYEPRVYMADSTFFKVFEFKFLEGDVKTALDEPNAVVLSSYLSDKLFGSKSPLGEAIIWGSGDDALTLTVKGVYDETAYKSHLNPNYIVSMGTPGMGTFVQNFPSFATNNFVYSYVKLTANSSGLGLQNKMPQFMEDRGAQDLKDAGMSNKRLELKKVTDIHLYSASRKNQLDRVSSSSYLYFLLSLAFFIQLVACINFINLSTARASKRAREIGVRKVVGAGKNALMRQFLGESLLLSIFAMLISIPIVFLLLPLVNDLTQESLSYVNLYQWQIVVILISIGVVTGLASGIYPAIVLSSIKPVKALKSSAILQSGSGTFRKVLVVFQFVVSISLVSTVIIIGQQFKYAQTKDLGYQKDNLLALRIGTEDASSKFESLKTSFLNVPGVLSVSSGNYAPSEIVLADNGFYLPGGNKESKTVVKRNGVSDGYFNTMGIELLKGRDFNVADTVDQIIVNEATLKVFNIDIEKALSVTLVQSYGDEIDELKIIGVVKDYHFASLKEEIQPLFLHKETEPNWLFIKVNTENYGQLLQSIEQQWKSTINNIPFDYRFVDKEIDKLYEEEKRLGLISVGFTILAIFISCLGLFGLISFVAEQKKKEIGVRKVLGASVQSVVKLLTKNFIKLVLIAFVVASPIAYYFISRWLEGFTYRIEIKWWVFLISGAFALMITILTVGLQSLKSAVVNPVKSLRSE, from the coding sequence ATGTTAAAGAACTATATCAAAATAGCTTGGCGGAACTTATTGAAGAATAAGCAGCAAACAATAATTAATCTGTTAGGACTTACACTTGGTACTGTAAGTTGTTTAATTATTTTACTTTATGTGTTTGCACAGTTAGGCTATGATAAGCACCACAATGAGGCGGAATCTATTTATCGTGTAGAGACTATTATTGAGCGTAATGGTCAAGATGGATTTGATTCTGCAACTTCGTCACCACCAATTGCATTTGCACTTAAAGAAGATTTTGCTGAGGTAGAAGAGGCTACAAGAGTTGTTTTGACTGATGTATTTTACAGTACTTTAATTAGAGCTGCAAATAGTACAAATGCATACTACGAACCAAGGGTATATATGGCAGACTCAACCTTTTTTAAAGTTTTTGAGTTTAAGTTTTTAGAGGGTGATGTAAAAACTGCGTTAGATGAACCCAATGCGGTTGTATTGTCCTCTTATTTATCCGATAAATTATTTGGGAGTAAAAGTCCCTTAGGTGAAGCAATTATTTGGGGTAGTGGAGATGATGCGTTAACCCTTACCGTAAAGGGTGTGTATGATGAAACGGCATATAAATCGCATTTGAATCCAAATTACATTGTAAGTATGGGTACCCCGGGCATGGGTACGTTCGTACAAAATTTCCCAAGTTTTGCTACCAATAATTTTGTGTATAGTTATGTGAAGCTAACAGCTAATAGTAGTGGTTTAGGATTACAAAATAAAATGCCCCAATTTATGGAGGATAGGGGTGCACAAGATTTAAAAGATGCCGGTATGAGCAATAAGAGGCTTGAATTAAAAAAGGTGACGGACATTCATCTATATTCCGCTAGTAGAAAAAATCAGCTAGACCGTGTGTCAAGCAGTTCATATCTCTATTTTTTACTTAGTTTGGCCTTTTTTATACAGTTGGTGGCATGTATAAATTTTATTAATCTAAGTACGGCAAGAGCTAGTAAAAGAGCACGTGAAATTGGTGTTAGAAAAGTAGTTGGTGCAGGTAAGAATGCTTTAATGAGGCAGTTTTTAGGTGAATCACTACTACTTTCCATTTTCGCCATGCTCATTAGTATTCCTATTGTTTTTTTATTATTGCCGTTGGTCAATGATTTAACACAAGAAAGTTTAAGTTATGTAAACCTTTATCAGTGGCAAATTGTAGTTATTCTTATTTCCATAGGTGTGGTTACAGGCTTGGCATCTGGTATTTATCCTGCTATTGTTCTTTCTTCCATAAAACCTGTAAAAGCTTTAAAAAGTTCCGCAATTTTGCAATCGGGTAGTGGTACGTTTAGAAAAGTATTGGTGGTATTCCAGTTTGTAGTATCTATTAGTTTGGTTAGTACAGTTATCATTATTGGTCAGCAATTTAAGTATGCCCAAACAAAAGATTTGGGCTACCAAAAAGACAATCTTCTTGCATTGCGCATTGGAACCGAAGATGCATCTAGCAAGTTTGAATCTTTAAAAACATCTTTTTTAAATGTCCCGGGAGTTTTAAGTGTTTCAAGCGGAAATTATGCACCATCGGAAATAGTGTTGGCAGATAACGGGTTTTATTTACCTGGCGGAAATAAGGAAAGCAAAACGGTGGTTAAACGTAATGGTGTTAGTGATGGCTATTTTAATACAATGGGTATTGAGTTGTTGAAAGGAAGAGATTTTAATGTTGCCGATACCGTAGACCAGATTATTGTGAATGAAGCTACGCTAAAGGTTTTTAATATAGATATTGAAAAAGCTCTAAGTGTTACGTTGGTACAAAGTTATGGAGATGAAATAGACGAATTAAAAATTATTGGGGTTGTTAAAGATTATCATTTTGCTTCATTAAAAGAAGAGATTCAACCATTGTTTTTACATAAGGAGACTGAGCCTAATTGGTTGTTTATAAAAGTTAATACTGAAAACTATGGGCAATTACTTCAAAGTATAGAGCAGCAATGGAAGTCTACAATAAACAATATTCCATTTGATTATAGATTCGTAGATAAAGAAATAGATAAACTATATGAGGAAGAAAAACGATTAGGATTAATCTCTGTAGGATTTACCATTTTAGCGATATTCATAAGCTGTTTAGGTTTATTTGGGCTTATCTCGTTTGTGGCCGAGCAAAAGAAAAAAGAAATAGGCGTTCGTAAAGTATTGGGGGCCAGTGTGCAATCTGTGGTTAAATTATTGACAAAGAACTTTATAAAGCTAGTGCTGATAGCATTTGTAGTAGCATCCCCAATTGCTTATTATTTTATTTCTAGGTGGTTAGAAGGTTTCACATATCGCATAGAGATAAAATGGTGGGTTTTCTTAATAAGTGGTGCTTTTGCCTTAATGATTACCATTTTAACGGTAGGCCTACAATCATTAAAATCGGCAGTTGTAAATCCGGTGAAGAGTTTACGGTCAGAATAA
- a CDS encoding ABC transporter permease, with protein sequence MFKNNFKIAFRNAFRYKSNSIINISGLAIGLTCVILIALFVTDELSYDQFFNDADQVYRVNLNGKMGDGEFYAGYTPPPAGETLVANFPEIESYTRIYRPGVDVLEYSNGTEKQIFNEENVFAVDANFLEVLSYPMLKGDPKSSLQDENSVVVTNSIAKKYFGDVNPLGKILFYGKERKPLKVTGVLEDMSNLHASVKFDMLVPVSNFENVKRFNWSWVWLQMATYVKLTDKAAANPNAIAHLESQFPELIRVHAANAFDRIGQPYEEFLENGNKWDLHLQPLTDIHLHSGEIESVISEQNNIKNLYIFAIIAFFIIILASVNFVNLATAQAAKRSKEIGIRKVLGSPRVQLIKQFLAEAIFYTAVSTLLAVLLVWILLPFFNQLAGKTISFNSIFENGIWLFIIGLSLLTALLAGIYPAFYLTSFKAVNVLKGVSKVSNSKSGFVRNGLVVFQFTVAIIMIIATSIVYLQLNYTQNRDLGYDKENLLVLQNTEKLGSSEETFRSELEALSEVKSAAISSGMITRGNFGDFYTPEASNTEDNIAKDISLQSFLVDEHFMSTLDLKLIEGRGFDTNFNDSLSVVINEAAAKQIGWENPIGSMIQYPGGRMESYKVVGVLKDFNLESLHSHITPFALFSNTSESYDTGVSYITLKVKSDNIGKLMSAIENKWNAYQPNVPFEYSFLDDDLNTGYISDKRQANLFGVFSFLTIFIACMGLLGLIAFNAQQKTKEIGIRKVLGASIAEIVQLLASDFVKVIVIAMLIASPVAWYFMDKWLQDFAYKIDIPWWVFLLSGGMALVIAMITMGFQAIKAAIVNPIKSLRTE encoded by the coding sequence ATGTTTAAAAACAATTTTAAAATAGCTTTTAGAAATGCATTTAGATATAAGAGCAATAGCATCATCAATATATCTGGATTGGCAATTGGGTTGACCTGTGTTATTTTGATAGCCCTTTTTGTAACCGACGAATTAAGTTACGACCAATTTTTTAATGATGCCGACCAAGTGTATCGGGTTAATTTAAATGGTAAAATGGGCGATGGTGAGTTCTATGCTGGTTACACTCCCCCTCCAGCGGGCGAAACACTGGTTGCCAATTTCCCGGAGATTGAAAGTTATACCCGTATTTATAGACCAGGCGTAGATGTTCTTGAGTATTCTAACGGTACAGAAAAACAAATTTTTAATGAAGAAAATGTTTTTGCAGTAGATGCCAACTTTTTAGAAGTGTTAAGTTATCCAATGTTAAAAGGTGACCCAAAAAGTAGTCTTCAAGATGAAAATAGTGTAGTTGTAACCAACAGTATTGCGAAGAAATATTTTGGAGATGTTAATCCATTAGGTAAAATTCTTTTCTATGGTAAGGAAAGAAAACCATTGAAAGTTACCGGAGTATTAGAGGACATGAGCAATCTACATGCATCTGTAAAATTTGATATGTTAGTACCTGTCTCTAATTTTGAAAATGTAAAACGTTTTAATTGGAGCTGGGTATGGCTACAAATGGCGACATATGTAAAGTTGACCGATAAAGCAGCTGCGAACCCCAATGCAATTGCTCATTTAGAATCCCAGTTTCCAGAATTGATAAGAGTACATGCGGCAAACGCTTTTGACAGAATAGGTCAGCCTTACGAAGAGTTTTTAGAAAATGGTAATAAATGGGATTTACACTTACAGCCTTTAACCGATATTCATTTACATTCTGGTGAAATAGAATCTGTAATCTCAGAGCAAAACAATATTAAAAACTTGTATATTTTTGCGATAATTGCGTTTTTTATTATAATACTTGCCTCGGTTAATTTTGTCAATTTAGCGACGGCGCAAGCGGCAAAAAGAAGTAAAGAAATTGGCATTCGAAAAGTACTGGGTTCACCTAGAGTTCAGCTTATAAAACAGTTTCTAGCGGAAGCCATTTTTTATACCGCGGTATCTACACTTTTGGCTGTGTTATTGGTTTGGATATTATTACCATTTTTCAATCAATTGGCAGGTAAAACAATCTCTTTCAATTCCATTTTTGAAAATGGTATTTGGTTATTTATTATTGGTCTTAGTTTGCTGACTGCACTTTTGGCGGGCATCTACCCGGCATTTTATCTGACTTCGTTCAAAGCGGTAAATGTGTTAAAAGGAGTATCAAAAGTATCTAACAGTAAAAGTGGATTCGTTAGAAACGGATTGGTGGTCTTTCAGTTTACGGTGGCTATAATTATGATTATCGCCACCAGTATTGTATATCTGCAACTAAACTATACACAAAATCGTGATTTAGGATATGATAAAGAGAACTTATTGGTGCTACAAAACACAGAAAAATTAGGTAGTAGTGAAGAAACATTTAGGTCAGAACTAGAAGCTTTATCTGAAGTAAAAAGTGCGGCCATTTCATCGGGAATGATTACAAGGGGCAATTTTGGGGACTTTTACACTCCAGAAGCAAGTAATACCGAAGATAATATTGCAAAAGACATTTCATTACAGTCCTTTTTGGTTGATGAGCATTTTATGTCAACCTTAGACTTAAAGCTGATAGAAGGTAGAGGTTTTGATACCAATTTTAATGATTCCTTATCCGTAGTAATTAATGAAGCCGCGGCAAAACAAATAGGATGGGAAAACCCCATTGGAAGCATGATTCAGTATCCTGGTGGTAGAATGGAATCGTATAAAGTTGTTGGTGTTTTAAAAGATTTTAATTTAGAGTCGCTGCATAGTCACATTACACCATTTGCTCTATTCTCGAATACTTCAGAAAGTTATGATACGGGTGTTTCATATATCACCTTAAAAGTAAAATCTGATAATATTGGGAAATTGATGTCCGCCATTGAGAATAAATGGAATGCCTATCAACCTAATGTTCCTTTTGAATATTCTTTTCTAGACGATGATTTAAACACCGGGTATATATCCGACAAGAGACAAGCAAATTTGTTTGGTGTGTTTTCATTCTTGACCATATTTATTGCTTGTATGGGCTTATTAGGTTTAATAGCATTCAACGCCCAGCAAAAAACAAAGGAAATTGGAATAAGAAAAGTTTTGGGTGCAAGCATTGCCGAAATAGTACAATTGCTTGCCAGCGATTTTGTGAAGGTAATTGTAATTGCCATGTTGATTGCGTCACCTGTTGCATGGTATTTTATGGATAAATGGTTGCAAGATTTTGCATATAAAATTGACATTCCTTGGTGGGTGTTTCTATTATCTGGTGGTATGGCTTTAGTCATTGCAATGATAACAATGGGGTTTCAAGCAATAAAAGCGGCAATTGTAAATCCTATAAAGAGTTTACGCACGGAGTAA